A genomic segment from Lignipirellula cremea encodes:
- a CDS encoding DUF1501 domain-containing protein: MLKFNLGDRKRNCAGVSRRTALRLGACGLIGGLTLPRIMELQAQAAGGKVKAKSCIFLFLEGGPPHQDMWDPKPEAPPEIRGPFSAISTNVPGTFVTDQLPLCSKMADKYTIVRSHSHRDNGHSTGYHYVMTGRRANFADGDTPVPNNPFYPSIGSVASRELGPRGALPAYINLPHPMAGGGPGFYGPEHAPFVIEADPTQPDFEVKDLQPAGRLSAERLTTRQRLLAGIDQLERSRNSGQAQVMSKYYEKAYNLIASPEAKKAFDLHAESDKTRDAYGRNQLGQCALLARRLVEGGCRFVGVDAPGWDVHFNCFPSLKNDLIPYADRAFSALVTDLEQRGLLDETLVIMMGEMGRTPRINARAGRDHWSMAQTIVFAGGGIIPGQVIGATDSQAAAPTTEPVTVSDFLRTVSVLMGINPDRQYQGPLGRPIAIVDGGKEIKGLA, encoded by the coding sequence ATGCTCAAATTCAATCTTGGCGACCGCAAGCGAAACTGCGCCGGCGTTTCGCGGCGTACTGCTTTGCGACTGGGAGCGTGTGGACTGATCGGCGGCCTGACGCTGCCCCGGATCATGGAGCTGCAGGCCCAGGCGGCCGGCGGCAAGGTGAAAGCCAAATCTTGCATCTTTTTGTTCCTGGAAGGCGGACCGCCGCACCAGGATATGTGGGACCCCAAGCCCGAGGCGCCGCCGGAAATTCGCGGGCCTTTCTCGGCCATTTCCACCAATGTGCCGGGAACGTTCGTCACCGATCAGCTGCCGCTGTGCTCGAAGATGGCGGACAAATACACAATCGTCCGTAGCCACAGCCATCGTGATAACGGCCACTCCACCGGTTACCACTATGTCATGACGGGCCGCCGGGCCAACTTTGCCGACGGCGACACCCCGGTGCCGAACAACCCTTTTTACCCGTCGATCGGCTCGGTCGCCTCGCGGGAGCTGGGCCCTCGCGGCGCCTTGCCGGCGTACATCAACCTGCCGCACCCGATGGCGGGCGGCGGCCCGGGCTTCTACGGCCCGGAGCACGCGCCGTTTGTAATCGAAGCCGATCCGACGCAGCCAGACTTTGAGGTCAAGGACCTGCAGCCGGCAGGCCGCCTGTCGGCCGAGCGTCTCACCACCCGGCAGCGGTTGCTGGCGGGCATTGATCAGCTGGAACGCTCGCGGAACAGCGGCCAGGCCCAGGTGATGTCGAAGTACTACGAAAAGGCGTACAACCTGATCGCCTCTCCGGAAGCGAAGAAAGCGTTTGATCTTCACGCCGAGTCCGACAAAACGCGGGACGCATACGGCCGTAACCAGTTGGGCCAGTGCGCCTTGCTGGCTCGCCGTCTGGTGGAAGGCGGCTGTCGCTTCGTCGGCGTCGACGCCCCCGGCTGGGACGTGCATTTCAACTGCTTCCCTAGCCTGAAGAACGACCTGATCCCCTATGCGGATCGCGCCTTTAGCGCTCTGGTCACCGATCTGGAGCAGCGCGGTCTGCTCGACGAAACGCTCGTGATTATGATGGGCGAAATGGGCCGCACGCCGCGGATCAACGCCCGGGCCGGTCGCGACCACTGGTCGATGGCGCAAACGATCGTCTTTGCCGGCGGCGGGATCATCCCCGGCCAGGTCATCGGAGCCACCGACAGCCAGGCCGCCGCTCCGACGACCGAACCGGTCACCGTCAGCGATTTCCTGCGGACCGTTTCCGTCCTGATGGGTATCAACCCTGATCGCCAGTACCAGGGACCGCTCGGCCGCCCCATCGCCATTGTCGACGGCGGCAAAGAGATCAAAGGACTCGCCTGA
- a CDS encoding DUF1549 and DUF1553 domain-containing protein — protein sequence MIRKPVTALASFLMAGVCVLLAAVESKAGELQASPATITIQNPEASQQVLVTELADGRRLDRTRSVRFETLPQGVISVDDQGLVRPLADGAAELIIHFDKQRLSVPVEVSGMASPPPVSFRNEVMPILTKAKCNSGGCHGKAEGQNGFKLSIFGYDAKTDHEALTIESRGRRVFPAAPEHSLVYLKGSARIPHGGGRKIEPGSFRDRLLLRWIAEGGQFAVADDESTVVVGIEVEPQDQVLLAGESQQLRVTAIDAAGRRRCVTAETEFESNASAIAESSPQGLVQASDIPGEAAILVRHLGHVAVCRITLPRPGVEVVAPPQNNFIDGLVWEKLDRLGIQPSELSDDATFLRRVYLDTIGTLPTAEEARAFLADNSPNKRAEVIDRVLERPEYVDYWTMKWLDILRADQLVISPQGAVAMQRWLKHGLEENKPYDQFARELLTVQGNTSAEGPGSFYKAVTKPDEAARSLSQLLLGVRIECAQCHHHPSERWSQSDYVALAGFFTGLKLKKLPNGEQGLVSQGGKDLPHPRHGELIPAAALGAPVADFTGVSDRRRVLADWLTQPDNAFFAKAISNRLWAHYLGRGLIEPIDDIRDTNPATNEPLMEALSQHLIDSKFDLKAFTRTVLNSRVYQLASRGNPSNETDVQNFSHAATKSLPAEVLLDAICQSTAVDEKYNGWPAGYRAIQIWDNRMPSYFFTIFGRPVRATVCECERSNEPSISQALHLLNAPEIAEKIGHREGRIRRLAASDLTPREIIAELYLTTLTRFPTDEEITLMQLAFDQPGADRRTASEDVLWALMNSKEFVFNH from the coding sequence GTGATCAGGAAACCTGTTACTGCGCTTGCTTCCTTCCTGATGGCCGGAGTTTGCGTATTACTGGCGGCTGTCGAAAGCAAAGCCGGAGAGCTCCAGGCGTCTCCCGCAACGATCACGATCCAGAATCCCGAAGCCTCCCAGCAAGTGTTGGTGACGGAACTGGCCGACGGGCGCCGCCTGGACCGCACCCGCAGCGTGCGTTTTGAAACCCTGCCCCAGGGCGTGATCTCTGTCGACGACCAGGGGCTGGTGCGACCGCTGGCCGACGGCGCGGCTGAGCTGATCATTCATTTTGACAAGCAGCGGCTGTCGGTGCCGGTCGAAGTCAGCGGCATGGCCAGCCCGCCGCCGGTTTCTTTCCGCAACGAAGTCATGCCGATCCTCACCAAGGCCAAGTGCAACTCGGGCGGTTGCCACGGCAAGGCCGAAGGGCAGAACGGCTTCAAGCTGAGCATTTTTGGTTACGACGCCAAAACCGACCACGAAGCCCTCACCATTGAAAGTCGCGGACGCCGCGTTTTTCCGGCCGCTCCCGAGCATAGCCTGGTGTACCTGAAAGGTTCCGCCCGGATTCCGCACGGCGGAGGCCGCAAGATTGAACCCGGCAGTTTTCGCGACCGCCTGCTGCTCCGCTGGATTGCCGAAGGCGGGCAGTTCGCCGTCGCCGACGACGAATCCACGGTGGTGGTGGGCATTGAAGTCGAACCGCAGGACCAGGTGCTGCTGGCGGGCGAATCGCAACAGCTGCGCGTCACCGCGATCGATGCCGCCGGCCGCCGACGCTGCGTCACGGCCGAGACCGAATTTGAATCCAACGCCAGCGCCATCGCCGAATCCAGCCCGCAGGGCCTGGTGCAGGCCAGCGACATCCCGGGCGAAGCGGCTATTCTGGTCCGTCATCTGGGACATGTGGCCGTCTGCCGCATTACCCTGCCTCGGCCGGGCGTCGAGGTTGTCGCTCCGCCCCAGAATAACTTCATCGACGGTCTGGTCTGGGAAAAGCTGGATCGCCTGGGAATCCAGCCGAGCGAACTCTCCGACGACGCCACTTTTTTGCGCCGCGTGTACCTCGATACGATCGGCACGCTGCCTACGGCGGAAGAAGCCCGGGCGTTCCTGGCTGACAACTCCCCCAACAAGCGTGCGGAAGTGATCGATCGGGTGCTCGAACGGCCCGAATATGTCGACTACTGGACCATGAAATGGCTGGACATTCTACGGGCCGACCAGCTGGTGATTTCCCCGCAAGGCGCCGTCGCCATGCAACGCTGGTTGAAGCACGGGCTGGAAGAGAACAAGCCGTACGACCAGTTTGCCCGCGAGCTGCTGACCGTGCAGGGGAACACTTCGGCGGAAGGGCCTGGCTCGTTTTATAAAGCCGTGACAAAGCCCGACGAAGCGGCCCGTTCGCTGAGCCAGCTGTTGCTGGGCGTGCGGATTGAATGTGCGCAGTGCCATCATCATCCTTCGGAACGCTGGAGCCAGTCGGATTACGTCGCCCTGGCCGGCTTCTTTACCGGCCTCAAACTGAAAAAACTGCCCAACGGCGAGCAGGGTCTGGTATCGCAAGGCGGCAAGGACCTGCCGCATCCCCGGCATGGCGAGTTGATCCCGGCCGCTGCACTGGGCGCTCCTGTCGCCGATTTTACCGGCGTTTCCGATCGACGACGGGTGCTGGCCGACTGGCTGACCCAGCCGGACAACGCGTTTTTCGCCAAGGCTATTTCCAATCGGCTGTGGGCCCATTACCTGGGCCGTGGACTGATCGAACCGATCGACGATATCCGGGACACCAACCCGGCGACCAACGAGCCGCTGATGGAAGCGCTGTCGCAGCATCTGATCGACAGCAAGTTCGATCTCAAAGCGTTCACCCGCACGGTGCTGAACTCGCGAGTGTACCAGCTGGCTTCGCGCGGGAATCCCTCTAACGAAACCGACGTGCAGAACTTCTCGCACGCCGCGACCAAGTCGCTGCCGGCCGAAGTCCTGCTGGACGCCATCTGTCAGAGCACGGCCGTTGACGAGAAATATAACGGCTGGCCGGCCGGTTACCGGGCCATCCAGATCTGGGACAACCGGATGCCTTCGTACTTTTTCACCATTTTCGGCCGCCCGGTGCGAGCGACCGTATGTGAGTGCGAACGGAGCAACGAGCCCAGCATTTCCCAGGCGTTGCACCTGCTGAATGCCCCCGAGATTGCGGAGAAGATCGGCCATCGGGAAGGCCGCATCCGCCGGCTGGCCGCCTCGGATCTGACGCCGCGTGAAATCATCGCTGAGCTTTATCTCACCACTTTGACCCGCTTTCCGACCGATGAAGAAATAACACTGATGCAGCTGGCCTTTGACCAGCCCGGCGCCGACCGCCGGACCGCCAGCGAAGATGTGCTGTGGGCCCTGATGAACTCCAAGGAGTTTGTTTTTAACCACTAG
- a CDS encoding VWA domain-containing protein → MGFEHPERLLWALLALPLAAILFWPMMRRRRPTATLPLWREAVARRTAWERYQRLVLGGLLATILLLLALAAAEPYYLARAAGGRHWALIVDNSASMNVRDGEIRRGDAAIAAARDSVARMGADDAALVIASAHTAVTQCGQVSDSPALHAALLQIPPTDQPGDLPAAVRAAQAALRGAANPQIQVFTDPQGAAQLQQAADLDRTQLIVHATGDRQDNVAITRLACRSLPAHPELLEVLVEMTSFCDKLQQAKLQVRLDEWEIDRAEFTLPPGGSAVRKIQVGGGASPGLVLAELETRDALAADNHAGVLVTVAPRRRLAIANDAPDFVQRAVAALPGVEILPLGEAGKEGDADEQAGMRLYVGVVPEVFPPGPAIVIAPRADCDLWKVQEAARGTFAARWNPAAGGWSRGVKLQDWVMEEIVRLEFAGEKAAPITLGSAGDLPLLTLLPRPSGEVLVLHVDPENSDLELQPGFPLLLAHAVDQLLPAAANDFRALTTTDVLLLPAGAGREWISPAGVAQSLPATTTGAAVPRCGTWRLTGPAGERVVYANLLAPAESDLRAAALPAAPAVSDRSEQRPLWLGLAAAALLLAGVEWVLFQRGSL, encoded by the coding sequence ATGGGGTTCGAACATCCCGAACGATTACTCTGGGCGCTGCTGGCGCTGCCGCTGGCGGCGATCCTGTTCTGGCCCATGATGCGCCGGCGGCGCCCGACAGCGACCCTGCCGTTATGGCGCGAGGCCGTCGCTCGACGCACCGCCTGGGAGCGTTACCAGCGACTGGTGCTGGGCGGACTGCTGGCGACGATCCTGCTGCTGCTGGCCCTGGCGGCGGCCGAGCCGTACTATCTGGCCCGGGCCGCCGGCGGGCGGCACTGGGCGTTGATCGTGGATAATTCGGCCAGCATGAATGTGCGAGACGGCGAGATCCGCCGCGGCGATGCGGCCATTGCGGCCGCCCGGGACTCTGTCGCCCGGATGGGCGCCGACGACGCGGCGCTGGTCATTGCGTCGGCGCATACGGCAGTCACCCAGTGCGGTCAGGTGAGCGACTCCCCTGCCCTGCATGCGGCCCTGCTGCAGATCCCGCCGACGGACCAGCCCGGCGACCTGCCGGCCGCGGTGCGTGCTGCCCAGGCGGCCCTGCGGGGCGCCGCCAACCCACAGATTCAGGTCTTCACGGATCCGCAGGGAGCGGCCCAGCTGCAGCAAGCGGCGGACCTGGATCGCACACAGTTGATCGTCCATGCGACAGGCGACCGGCAGGATAACGTGGCGATCACGCGGCTGGCCTGTCGTTCCTTGCCGGCTCATCCGGAATTGCTCGAGGTGCTGGTGGAAATGACCAGCTTCTGCGACAAGCTGCAGCAAGCGAAGCTGCAGGTTCGCCTTGACGAATGGGAGATTGACCGGGCCGAGTTTACCCTTCCACCCGGCGGCAGCGCCGTGCGGAAAATCCAGGTCGGAGGCGGGGCTTCGCCGGGACTGGTGCTGGCCGAACTGGAAACCCGCGATGCGCTGGCCGCCGACAATCACGCCGGCGTGCTGGTGACGGTTGCTCCGCGACGTCGCCTGGCGATCGCGAACGACGCTCCCGATTTTGTGCAGCGGGCTGTCGCCGCCTTGCCGGGAGTCGAGATCTTGCCGCTGGGGGAAGCTGGGAAAGAAGGCGACGCAGACGAGCAAGCCGGCATGCGACTGTACGTGGGCGTCGTGCCGGAAGTCTTTCCGCCGGGGCCGGCGATTGTGATCGCGCCCCGGGCGGACTGTGATCTGTGGAAGGTGCAGGAAGCGGCCCGGGGAACGTTCGCCGCCCGCTGGAACCCTGCGGCGGGGGGCTGGTCCCGGGGGGTGAAACTGCAGGACTGGGTGATGGAAGAGATCGTTCGGCTGGAATTTGCTGGCGAGAAAGCGGCGCCCATCACGCTAGGCAGCGCCGGCGACTTGCCGCTGTTGACGCTCTTGCCACGGCCCTCAGGCGAGGTGCTGGTGCTGCATGTCGATCCTGAAAACAGCGACCTGGAACTGCAGCCCGGCTTTCCGTTACTTTTGGCGCACGCGGTGGATCAGCTTCTGCCGGCGGCGGCGAATGACTTTCGCGCACTGACCACGACCGACGTCCTGCTGCTGCCGGCTGGCGCGGGTCGCGAATGGATCTCTCCCGCAGGAGTCGCGCAGTCTTTGCCGGCGACCACGACGGGCGCCGCGGTTCCGCGCTGTGGAACCTGGCGTTTGACAGGACCGGCGGGCGAGCGGGTGGTCTATGCGAATCTGCTGGCGCCGGCGGAAAGCGACCTGCGGGCGGCGGCGCTCCCTGCGGCTCCTGCAGTTTCGGATCGGTCAGAGCAACGTCCGTTATGGCTGGGGCTGGCGGCGGCTGCACTGTTGCTGGCGGGCGTGGAGTGGGTGCTGTTTCAGCGAGGCTCTCTTTAA
- a CDS encoding DUF58 domain-containing protein gives MSTFPSNFLAQCGGLQHEARRSWGGRFLGREVERRLAGGTEVTGYCDYTSGDDFRHVDWNRCARHDELLSKQYRGSASGQVYLLLDQSAGMRLGSPSKFDLARQVTAGLAYLALHGQERVQAGAWSQRLSPLSQPARGAGQTSALWKYLEALQPTDQPGDLPGAVRQFLDEPRRSGLVVLVSDFWSHDYRPVCDALRRRGMQTFLLQVVDREEIAPQFQGGVRFEDVALSQRWGARLTAVDLQRYRQVVAEHEEQLRQFCYRYRVGYGQIVNDQPATTALARLIRIGRARLSVRRG, from the coding sequence ATGTCGACCTTCCCTTCAAACTTTCTGGCCCAGTGCGGCGGCCTGCAGCACGAAGCCCGGCGCAGCTGGGGCGGTCGATTTCTGGGACGCGAAGTCGAACGTCGTCTGGCCGGCGGAACCGAGGTGACCGGTTACTGCGACTATACGTCGGGCGATGACTTTCGCCACGTCGACTGGAACCGCTGCGCCCGGCATGATGAGTTGCTGTCCAAGCAGTACCGCGGCAGTGCGTCGGGGCAGGTCTACCTGCTGCTGGACCAGTCGGCCGGCATGCGGCTGGGGTCGCCGAGTAAATTTGATCTGGCCCGGCAGGTGACGGCCGGCCTGGCGTATCTGGCTCTGCATGGGCAGGAACGGGTGCAGGCGGGCGCCTGGTCGCAGCGGTTGTCGCCCTTGTCCCAACCGGCGCGGGGAGCGGGGCAAACGTCGGCGCTGTGGAAGTATCTGGAAGCCCTGCAGCCGACGGACCAGCCGGGCGACCTGCCGGGGGCCGTTCGTCAGTTCCTGGACGAGCCGCGACGATCGGGCCTGGTCGTGCTGGTCAGTGATTTCTGGAGTCACGACTATCGGCCGGTTTGCGACGCCTTGCGGCGGCGGGGGATGCAAACGTTCCTGCTGCAGGTGGTCGATCGGGAAGAGATCGCCCCGCAATTCCAGGGCGGCGTGCGCTTTGAAGATGTCGCCCTGTCCCAGCGCTGGGGCGCCAGGTTGACGGCCGTCGACCTGCAGCGATACCGGCAGGTGGTGGCCGAGCACGAAGAACAGCTGCGTCAATTCTGCTATCGCTATCGCGTTGGCTATGGCCAGATCGTGAACGATCAACCGGCAACCACGGCGCTGGCCCGACTGATTCGCATCGGTCGAGCACGGCTGTCGGTGCGGAGGGGGTAG
- a CDS encoding AAA family ATPase, with translation MEQEFEQVREGFAAIRRELTRVIVGQDEVLDGMITALLCGGHLLLDGDPGLGKTLLVRTLADTLSGEFRRIQCTSDMMPADIIGTYVVMESHGRRQFEFQQGPIFTNLLLADEINRATPKTQAALLEGLGECAVTVANVTYDLPDPFFTVATQSESGAEETFPLGPKQLDRFFFKLHTEYPTNEQMAQILERTTEPQMPVAKKAVDAKRLVEMMGVVRQVTIADEVRDWAIQVVQATRPQSSTAGSLVKRYVSQGSSPRGAQAMILAGKVFALLDSRVHVSREDLQKAALPALRHRLSLNFEGHAEQIDPDKILAEILQ, from the coding sequence ATGGAACAAGAGTTCGAACAGGTTCGCGAAGGCTTTGCGGCGATCCGTCGAGAATTGACCCGTGTGATTGTCGGACAGGATGAAGTGCTCGACGGCATGATTACGGCCCTGCTGTGCGGCGGCCATTTGCTGCTTGACGGCGATCCCGGCCTGGGGAAGACGCTGCTGGTCCGCACGCTGGCCGATACGCTCAGCGGCGAGTTCCGCCGCATCCAATGCACCAGCGACATGATGCCGGCGGACATCATTGGCACCTATGTGGTGATGGAGTCCCACGGCCGGCGCCAGTTTGAATTCCAGCAAGGGCCCATCTTTACCAACCTGCTGCTGGCCGATGAGATCAACCGGGCCACGCCCAAAACCCAGGCCGCGCTGCTGGAAGGGCTGGGCGAGTGCGCCGTAACCGTGGCGAACGTCACTTACGATCTGCCCGATCCGTTCTTTACCGTCGCTACGCAAAGCGAGTCAGGCGCCGAGGAGACCTTCCCTCTGGGACCCAAGCAGCTGGATCGGTTCTTCTTCAAGCTGCACACCGAGTATCCAACCAACGAGCAGATGGCCCAGATCCTGGAACGTACGACCGAGCCGCAAATGCCGGTCGCCAAGAAAGCGGTCGACGCTAAACGCCTGGTCGAAATGATGGGCGTCGTCCGCCAGGTCACCATTGCCGACGAAGTCCGCGACTGGGCGATCCAGGTGGTGCAGGCCACGCGGCCCCAGTCGTCCACCGCCGGCAGCCTGGTCAAACGCTATGTGTCGCAAGGCTCCAGCCCCCGCGGCGCCCAGGCAATGATCCTGGCCGGCAAGGTTTTCGCCCTGCTCGACAGCCGCGTACATGTCTCCCGCGAGGACCTGCAGAAAGCGGCGTTGCCCGCCCTGCGGCATCGCCTGTCGCTGAATTTTGAAGGGCACGCCGAGCAGATCGACCCCGACAAAATCCTGGCAGAGATCCTGCAGTAA
- a CDS encoding DUF1501 domain-containing protein, with the protein MPAPFRIGRRNFLGIGMLGGLSVLPVPATVLAGRPPGSNRDRPGKAKNVLVILEQGGMSHIDTWDPKPAAVADHVSPYRPIATNVPGMQFTELLSKTAKVADKLSVIRSMHHTSGQANGHPQGTQYTLSGHVPGGPVEMPDIGSVVAHRIDTDCKYLAPYIMAPGNHEQAKESRLGFLPPRSQAFKTGGRDLSEPGWKVPGLGLNEAIGKARFLNRMNLLGGLDIGLPVQASSGAEGWEEAIAQAQESLLHPNSRTAFDLEQEPDKLRDEYGRGHRGQCYLLGRRLIEQGVRFVTIDVREPMTDKTPGGNNLNWDHHDYIYATGTCNLPGAGGGGRGRYGIGTWWMMGSVDQAFSTLIRDMDDRGMLEETLVCFVTEFGRTPKINKFQGRDHWTGAYSIVMAGAGTPGGQVIGASDRQGGYVEERACTPDDYAATIYRKLGLNLDEPLYTRENRPIFLAANGKPIPEVF; encoded by the coding sequence ATGCCTGCCCCGTTTCGTATTGGACGACGTAATTTCCTGGGCATTGGCATGCTGGGCGGGTTGTCGGTGCTGCCGGTTCCCGCCACCGTGCTGGCGGGTCGTCCGCCGGGCAGTAACCGGGATCGTCCTGGCAAGGCCAAGAATGTGCTCGTCATTCTAGAACAGGGCGGCATGTCGCATATCGATACCTGGGACCCCAAGCCGGCGGCGGTGGCGGATCACGTCAGCCCATATCGACCGATCGCGACGAATGTCCCCGGCATGCAATTCACCGAGCTGCTGTCCAAAACGGCGAAGGTCGCCGACAAGTTGAGCGTGATTCGCTCCATGCACCACACCAGCGGGCAGGCGAACGGCCATCCCCAGGGCACCCAGTACACCCTGTCCGGCCATGTGCCGGGCGGACCGGTCGAAATGCCCGACATCGGTTCGGTCGTTGCCCATCGCATTGATACCGACTGCAAATACCTGGCGCCTTATATCATGGCTCCCGGCAATCATGAACAGGCGAAAGAGTCGCGGTTAGGCTTTCTGCCGCCGCGTTCGCAGGCGTTCAAGACGGGCGGCCGCGATCTGTCGGAGCCGGGCTGGAAAGTCCCCGGACTGGGGCTGAACGAAGCGATCGGCAAGGCCCGCTTCTTGAATCGGATGAACCTGCTGGGCGGTCTGGATATCGGCCTGCCCGTTCAGGCCAGTTCCGGCGCCGAAGGCTGGGAAGAGGCGATCGCCCAGGCGCAAGAGAGCCTGCTGCACCCCAACAGCCGCACGGCCTTTGACCTGGAGCAGGAACCCGACAAGCTGCGCGACGAATACGGCCGCGGCCACCGCGGGCAATGCTATCTGCTGGGTCGCCGGCTGATCGAACAGGGCGTGCGGTTTGTCACGATCGACGTCCGCGAGCCGATGACCGACAAAACGCCGGGCGGCAACAATCTCAACTGGGACCATCACGACTATATTTACGCCACCGGCACCTGCAACCTGCCCGGCGCCGGAGGCGGCGGCCGCGGTCGTTACGGCATTGGCACCTGGTGGATGATGGGCAGCGTCGACCAGGCGTTCTCCACGCTGATCCGCGATATGGACGATCGCGGCATGCTCGAGGAGACGCTTGTCTGTTTTGTCACCGAATTCGGCCGCACTCCCAAGATCAACAAATTCCAAGGCCGCGATCACTGGACGGGCGCCTACAGCATCGTCATGGCGGGAGCCGGTACGCCAGGCGGCCAGGTAATCGGCGCTTCCGATCGGCAAGGCGGCTACGTGGAAGAGCGGGCTTGCACGCCCGACGATTACGCGGCGACTATCTACCGCAAGCTGGGCCTGAACCTCGACGAACCCTTGTACACCCGCGAGAACCGCCCCATTTTTCTCGCCGCCAATGGCAAGCCGATCCCCGAAGTGTTTTAG
- a CDS encoding DUF1553 domain-containing protein produces the protein MTSTTRLLWAKNALLAAVCLIAVGSLAFGLLPADRKERPRSFSPGRLTRADFGAVVQQIDDQFADRWKTAGLQAAARADDLTIARRLSLGLTGTIPSLEEIRELENTPAGQRMEWWVSHLLEDRRYADFVAERLARAFVGVDDGAFLVYRRRRFVTWLSDRLFENDLRYDQLVRKLIAGEGLWTDSPQVNFLTVALDQNNKNQPDPIRLGGRTVRAFLGMRIDCLQCHDEFRLDGATGFPGPDGEEREGTQRDFHRLAAYFGQASSSLRGMREDPDREYRYKYLYEDEEEQVEPAPPYLPELASQQKSRRAELASWVTHPQNKPFARATVNRIWAILVGRPLHEPIDNIPLHGSSQPGLELLTDDFIAHGFDLRRLIRLIAATRVYQIDSRADFEVTPAHEAAYAVFPLTRLRPEQAAGAVIQASSLTTIDAASHIVSQLIMNGETNDFVQRYGDMGEDEFTDRGGTIPQRLLMMNGKLVRERTHENLLQAATQISALAPDDDAAVETAFLSVLTRLPTAEETALFAGQLKGQRKKARNAQLEDLYWVLINSTEFCWNH, from the coding sequence ATGACTTCGACGACCCGATTGCTCTGGGCCAAGAACGCCTTGCTGGCGGCGGTTTGCCTGATCGCGGTCGGCTCGCTCGCCTTTGGTTTGCTGCCGGCGGATCGCAAGGAACGCCCTCGATCCTTCTCGCCGGGCCGCCTTACACGGGCCGACTTTGGCGCCGTGGTTCAGCAGATCGACGACCAGTTTGCCGATCGCTGGAAAACGGCCGGACTCCAGGCCGCCGCACGGGCCGACGATCTGACCATCGCCCGGCGACTGTCGCTGGGGCTGACGGGCACGATACCTTCGCTGGAAGAGATCCGCGAGCTGGAAAACACGCCGGCTGGCCAGCGAATGGAATGGTGGGTGTCGCACCTGCTGGAGGATCGCCGGTATGCCGACTTTGTCGCCGAACGCCTGGCCAGGGCGTTTGTCGGCGTCGACGACGGCGCCTTCCTGGTATACCGTCGCCGCCGGTTTGTCACCTGGCTGAGCGATCGTCTGTTTGAGAACGACCTCCGCTACGATCAGCTGGTGCGGAAACTGATCGCCGGCGAAGGGCTCTGGACCGATAGCCCCCAGGTCAACTTCCTGACCGTCGCCCTCGATCAGAACAACAAGAACCAGCCCGATCCGATTCGCCTGGGCGGACGCACCGTCCGTGCGTTCCTGGGGATGCGGATCGATTGTCTGCAGTGCCATGACGAGTTCCGGCTGGACGGAGCAACCGGTTTCCCCGGTCCCGACGGGGAGGAGCGGGAAGGGACGCAGCGCGACTTCCATCGGCTGGCGGCTTACTTTGGCCAGGCTTCCTCTTCGCTCCGCGGCATGCGGGAAGACCCCGACCGGGAGTACCGCTACAAGTATCTGTACGAGGACGAAGAAGAGCAGGTCGAACCGGCCCCGCCGTATCTGCCGGAACTGGCCAGCCAGCAGAAATCCCGCCGGGCCGAACTGGCCAGCTGGGTCACCCATCCGCAAAACAAGCCGTTCGCCAGGGCGACCGTCAATCGGATCTGGGCGATCCTGGTCGGCCGCCCTTTGCACGAGCCGATCGACAACATCCCGCTGCACGGCTCGTCGCAGCCGGGGCTGGAACTATTGACCGACGATTTCATCGCGCATGGATTTGACCTGCGACGGTTGATTCGACTGATCGCCGCCACCCGCGTCTATCAGATCGACAGCCGGGCCGATTTTGAAGTGACGCCCGCCCATGAGGCGGCCTATGCGGTCTTCCCGCTGACCCGCCTGCGGCCGGAACAGGCGGCCGGTGCGGTGATCCAGGCTTCGTCGCTGACCACGATCGACGCCGCCAGCCATATCGTGTCACAGCTGATCATGAATGGCGAAACGAACGACTTCGTCCAGCGGTACGGCGACATGGGAGAGGACGAATTCACCGACCGCGGCGGCACCATCCCGCAGCGTCTGCTCATGATGAACGGCAAGCTGGTGCGCGAACGAACACACGAAAACCTGCTGCAGGCCGCCACCCAGATCTCGGCCCTGGCGCCCGACGACGACGCCGCTGTGGAAACGGCCTTCCTGAGCGTGCTGACCCGCCTGCCGACAGCCGAAGAGACGGCCCTGTTTGCCGGCCAGTTAAAAGGGCAGCGGAAGAAGGCCCGGAACGCCCAGCTGGAAGATCTGTACTGGGTGCTGATCAACAGCACCGAGTTTTGCTGGAACCATTAG